In a genomic window of Trichoderma atroviride chromosome 4, complete sequence:
- a CDS encoding uncharacterized protein (TransMembrane:3 (o23-45i57-76o82-108i)) has product MARCVTRVGYNFGEPRCFVRLNIVHLSFADVFVFNIIAQAISIIVKAINIIFKAINIIVKTISILCKAINIIVKAFDVIVKAINIIAQAINIIVIAIIVIAIIIALRLHSGKSKHCKLFLMSADVKLILWHRIKTFMTHRTRYPIFDSNLSGVEADHGLKSMFWHVAGVVVVNMFCKLESGLEVLSA; this is encoded by the coding sequence ATGGCTAGATGTGTAACTAGAGTCGGTTATAATTTTGGTGAACCCAGATGCTTTGTGAGACTGAATATTGTCCACCTCTCTTTTGCCGACGTGTTCGTGTTCAACATCATTGCCCAGGCCATCAGCATTATTGTCAAGGCCATTAACATCAttttcaaggccatcaacatTATTGTCAAGACCATCAGCATCCTCTGCAaggccatcaacatcattgtCAAGGCCTTCGACGTTattgtcaaggccatcaacatcattgcCCAGGCCATTAACATCAttgtcatcgccatcattgtcatcgccatcatcatcgccctgAGGCTGCATAGCGGGAAGAGCAAACATTGCAAGCTGTTCCTGATGTCCGCCGACGTGAAGCTGATACTTTGGCACCGAATCAAGACTTTCATGACACATAGGACAAGGTATCCCATCTTCGACTCGAATCTGTCTGGAGTTGAGGCTGATCATGGCCTCAAGTCGATGTTCTGGCATGTTGCTGGGGTGGTTGTTGTGAACATGTTCTGCAAACTCGAATCGGGATTGGAAGTTCTCTCCGCATGA
- a CDS encoding uncharacterized protein (EggNog:ENOG41), whose amino-acid sequence MEGSRIADSVKGCLELFRALASLDPPSPALTASYQTALMAIADDESRLKVWFANMDVRASENRSLRFRLRKASPLRDHVLRFLNDLSKFLEGALVIMKEGVVPWDEDEDEDEDDDFLNGGPDSLEDDGDNDEPPKSEMEQIADCISEFVDCIPQMSNSPRNPAPRDCSAASVPTDAPYESFDIQHVQAKFQKVDKILAQRLGSAITIRRQFFKYRESLKLAHGLDPKDQADGESTIANSIPSHAQSTEFDHTSLATHEDSVWDTDTCQASLTSSLADTDLLCIPPLPKGAESGHFECPFCFMTITATDIASWK is encoded by the coding sequence ATGGAAGGTTCTAGGATCGCGGATTCAGTCAAGGGGTGTCTCGAGCTATTCCGAGCACTCGCCTCATTAGACCCaccctcgccggccttgacTGCCTCTTATCAAACAGCATTGATGGCGATTGCGGATGACGAGTCCCGCCTCAAAGTTTGGTTCGCAAACATGGACGTACGCGCGTCAGAGAACAGATCACTGCGGTTCCGTCTTCGAAAAGCATCCCCCTTACGAGATCACGTCCTCAGGTTTTTAAATGATCTCTCGAAATTCCTAGAGGGAGCCCTGGTTATTATGAAGGAGGGTGTGGTGCCgtgggatgaagatgaagatgaagatgaagatgacgacttCCTGAACGGCGGGCCTGACTCGCTAGAAGACGATGGTGATAATGACGAGCCCCCAAAATCAGAAATGGAGCAAATCGCCGACTGTATATCGGAGTTTGTCGATTGTATCCCACAGATGAGTAATTCTCCAAGAAATCCGGCTCCTCGCGATTGTTCTGCGGCATCAGTTCCGACTGATGCGCCATACGAATCCTTTGATATTCAACACGTGCAGGCCAAGTTTCAGAAAGTGGACAAGATCCTAGCCCAGAGGCTAGGAAGTGCAATAACCATACGACGACAGTTTTTCAAATATCGGGAAAGCCTAAAGCTCGCTCATGGCCTGGATCCCAAAGACCAAGCAGATGGTGAAAGTACCATTGCAAACTCGATTCCAAGCCATGCTCAGAGTACTGAGTTCGATCATACATCACTGGCAACACATGAAGACTCTGTATGGGATACAGACACTTGTCAAGCATCCCTTACGTCTTCTCTTGCAGACACAGACCTACTTTGCATTCCACCGCTTCCCAAAGGCGCTGAGAGTGGCCATTTTGAATGCCCCTTTTGTTTCATGACCATTACAGCTACGGATATAGCATCATGGAAGTGA